In Haloarcula limicola, the genomic stretch GACGGCGGTCCTCGACGGAGCGGGCGACCCCGTGTTTCCGACGGCGGCGAGAGACACCGAGCGGTACGCCGCGCACGCGGGATTCGAGACCGCCAGAGGCGGCGCGACCGCGACCGGCGAGGCGGGCGACGAGGCGTTCGCGTACGCGCCGGTCGACGGGACGCCGTGGGTCGTGGTGACCGCTGCCGACCGGGCGACGCTCTTCGGGCCGTCGGGGGTAGTCGGTCGCACTCTCGCCGCCGTTGTCGCCCTCGCGGTTCTCTCGCTGGGCGTCGCGGCGCTCGTCGTCTCCCGCGAGACGGTGACCCCGCTCGTCCGGCTCCGAGCGCGCATCGAGTCGATCGAGGACGGCAACCTCGGTGCGGACCTCTCGACCGACCGCGAGGACGAGATCGGCCGGCTCTACGACGCCGTCTCCGACGCGCGCGACGCCCTCGCCGAGCAGATACGACAGGCCCGCGAGGCCCGGGAGATGGCGGAGCAGTCCAAACGGGAACTGGAGCGACAGAACGACCGCCTCGACCAGTTCGCCTCGACGCTGTCACACGACCTCCGGAACCCGCTGACGGTCGCCCGCGGCCACCTCGAACTGCTCTCGGCGCAGCTGACGACGCTGGACGGGGAAACGGATAGGGCGGAGTTACAGACCCACGTCGAGAAGGTCGAGGGCTCTCACGACCGCATCGAGTCCATCATCGACGACGTGCTCACGCTGACGCGGGAAGGGGAGAGCATCGAACAGACGGAAGAAGTCGCCCTCGACACCGTGGCCCGCGACGCGTGGGAGAACGTAGACAGCGGGGACGCGACCCTCGAAATCGCGGGGAACCGTTCCATCCGCGCCGACCGTTCGCGTCTCCTCCGCGGACTGGAGAACCTGTTTCGCAACTCCGTGGATCACGTCGGCGGGGACGTCACGGTCGAAGTCGGGTTGCTCTCGGACGGGTTCTACGTCGCCGACGACGGGCCGGGCATCCCCGAGTCGCAGTTAGACGAGATCTTCGAGTACGGGCACACGACCAGCGAGGACGGGACCGGACTGGGGCTGTCCATCGTCAAGACCATCGCGGAGGCCCACGGCTGGCGGCTCTACGTCGACAGCACGTACGAGGACGGCGCGATGTTCGTCTTCTCGGACGTGGCGAGCGGCGACGACCTCGACTGGTCGGACAGCGAGTTCGAGCGGGTCGACGTAGACGACTGAGTCTGGCGGCGGTCCCGGCCCAGCGGCCGCCGGCAGCGACGCCGACCGCTACACACAAACCGCGACGATTCTAACGGCGGGCCAATGAGTGAGCAGTCGGCGACTGCGGATCTCCCCGGTGACGTGCCCGCGGACCCGTCCTCAGTGCAGCGGGCGCTGATCGAGTGGTACGAGGCCGACCATCGAGCGTACCCGTGGCGGCAGACCGACGACCCCTACGAGATCCTCGTCTCGGAGGTGATGAGCCAGCAGACCCAGCTCGACCGCGTCGTCGGTGCGTGGGAGGACTTCCTCGACCGCTGGCCCGCCGTCTCGGACCTCGCGGCGGCCGACCGGAGCGACGTGGTCGGCTTCTGGACCGACCACTCGCTGGGGTACAACAACCGCGCGAAGTACCTCCACGAGGCCGCGAGGCAGATCCGCGACGACCACGGCGGCGAGTGGCCCCGCGACCCCGACGGCCTCTCGAAGTTGATGGGCGTCGGTCCCTACACCGCCAACGCCGTCGCCTCCTTCGCGTTCAATAACGGAAATGCCGTCGTGGATACCAACGTGAAGCGGGTGCTGTACCGCGCCTTCGACGTGCCCGACGACGACGACGCCTTCGAGGAAGTCGCACAGGCGCTCATGCCCGAGGGGGAGTCCCGCGTCTGGAACAACGCCGTCATGGAGCTGGGCGGCGTCGCCTGCCAGAAGACGCCGGACTGCGACGGCGCGGAGTGCCCGTGGCGCGAGTGGTGCTCCGCCTACGCGACCGGGGACTTCACCGCGCCGGACGTGCCGACCCAACCCGAATTTGACGGGAGTCGCCGGCAGTTCCGCGGGCGCGTCGTCTCGACGCTGAAGGAGTACGACGAGCTCGCGCTGGACGACCTCGGCCCGCGCATCCGCGTCGATTACGCGCCGGAGGGCGAGTACGGCCGGGAGTGGCTCCGCGGACTGGTCGGCGACCTCGCCGACGACGAGTTAGTGACCGTCGATGAGCGGGACGGCGAGACGGTCGCCCGACTCCGGCGGTAGCGCCCCACCGAAACCGAGATACCGGTTCGCCGTCAGAGAGGTGGTATGTCGGGCGATATCGGGCTGGACGGGCGGGACGAGCCGTCGCGGACGGCCGAGGACCACGTCGAACTGCTCTCCGAACTGGATTCGCACGACCTCGCGCTGGCGATGGACCTCGTCGAGTCGGGCGACGCCGACGTCTTCGATATCCACGGGGAGAGCGACCCGGACGCGGTGTTCCCCCAGTCGGTGGCGAGCGGCGGACCGACGCCGAGCGGCGTCATCCTCTGGACGCGCGTCGACCCCGAGCGGTTCGACACGGAGACGCCGCTCGGCGTGCAGGTGGCGACGGACGAGGCGTTCGAGGACGTGGTCTACGACGGCGTCGTGACCGACGGCGAGCGCATCGCCGCCCACGACTACACGGTGAAAGTCGACGTCGACGGCCGCCTCGACCCCGATACCGAGTACCGCTATCGGTTCGTCTACGACGGCGTCGCCTCCCGGACCGGGCGCTGTCAGACGCTTCCGCGTCCCGAGGACTCTCCCGATTCGCTCCGCATTGCCGTCCTCGCCTGCCAGAACTACCTCAACGGCTACTTCCCGGCGCTGGGCCACGTCGCCGAAGAGGACGTGGACTTCGTCGTCCACCTGGGCGACTTCATCTACGAGTCCGGCGACGGCCACTTCAAGGGCCTCGGGTCCTACGAGTACGAGGGCCGGGAGCTGTCGCTGCCCAGCGGCTACGACCGCGTGCGGAACCTCGACGACTACCGCTACCTCCACCGGACCTACCGCTCGGACCGCTTCCTTCAGCGCGCCCTGGAGTCGCACACGCTCGTCGCCGGCTGGGACGACCACGAGATGGTCAACGACGTCTACTGGGACAG encodes the following:
- a CDS encoding sensor histidine kinase gives rise to the protein MTGDDDGAHSRGRTADAPTGRTNEPERERTLRGRFRRVVPSVVRRNYAARLVVTLAVVALLVGAAGLTGYVQVRKAVEDDRTEMLTETATLRASSLGEWQSGVRAQARTFSGTPALGGGNGTDRRQALRRLTATSSSNVVEIHYVDVSGAQAVVAASAERSATERSVASMRPAWRPAVREAGASTDPTAVVPSAAYERDGRQAMAFASPVAGRDAVLLVVGTVDGRQLDGGAMGTTAVLDGAGDPVFPTAARDTERYAAHAGFETARGGATATGEAGDEAFAYAPVDGTPWVVVTAADRATLFGPSGVVGRTLAAVVALAVLSLGVAALVVSRETVTPLVRLRARIESIEDGNLGADLSTDREDEIGRLYDAVSDARDALAEQIRQAREAREMAEQSKRELERQNDRLDQFASTLSHDLRNPLTVARGHLELLSAQLTTLDGETDRAELQTHVEKVEGSHDRIESIIDDVLTLTREGESIEQTEEVALDTVARDAWENVDSGDATLEIAGNRSIRADRSRLLRGLENLFRNSVDHVGGDVTVEVGLLSDGFYVADDGPGIPESQLDEIFEYGHTTSEDGTGLGLSIVKTIAEAHGWRLYVDSTYEDGAMFVFSDVASGDDLDWSDSEFERVDVDD
- a CDS encoding A/G-specific adenine glycosylase; amino-acid sequence: MSEQSATADLPGDVPADPSSVQRALIEWYEADHRAYPWRQTDDPYEILVSEVMSQQTQLDRVVGAWEDFLDRWPAVSDLAAADRSDVVGFWTDHSLGYNNRAKYLHEAARQIRDDHGGEWPRDPDGLSKLMGVGPYTANAVASFAFNNGNAVVDTNVKRVLYRAFDVPDDDDAFEEVAQALMPEGESRVWNNAVMELGGVACQKTPDCDGAECPWREWCSAYATGDFTAPDVPTQPEFDGSRRQFRGRVVSTLKEYDELALDDLGPRIRVDYAPEGEYGREWLRGLVGDLADDELVTVDERDGETVARLRR